Proteins found in one Lutimonas zeaxanthinifaciens genomic segment:
- a CDS encoding quinol:cytochrome C oxidoreductase, which produces MYTFSGKLKTVSLVLMIIGALSIGYGFFTAPKTTEDVEQAMAHDDGHHGEEASHADTAHSEEHGEAEAQSHLEHLLHQGQNRPWTAFFIAAFFFLMISVCVLVFYAIQWAAQAGWSIVLFRVMEGITAYILPGSILLFLFLLASGLHMNHIYVWMAEGTFDPSSENYDAIVAGKSWWLNVPGWIIRSFIYLFVYNIFRYLLRKNSLALDTSGDVKIYKKNFNLSVVFIVLFGILELFMSFDWLMSLDPHWYSQLYSFYVFASVLVSGITTIALVTIYLKNKGVLPFVNNSHIHDLAKYMFGFSIFWTYFFFDQFMLQWYANIPEEAAYFWPRLIGSYQLPFISMLVMNFVFPILILMDSDFKRVPWFVVAAGLVILTGHYIDVFQLISPATVGDSWSIGIPELGSLAFFMGLFIYVVFTAISKAPLHAKGNPFMKESEIYHY; this is translated from the coding sequence ATGTATACATTTTCAGGTAAATTAAAAACGGTTTCACTTGTACTAATGATCATTGGTGCTTTGAGTATTGGTTACGGGTTCTTTACGGCACCCAAAACCACCGAAGATGTTGAGCAGGCAATGGCACATGATGACGGACATCACGGAGAGGAGGCATCTCATGCAGATACTGCTCATTCAGAAGAACACGGTGAAGCAGAAGCTCAAAGTCATTTGGAGCATTTGTTGCATCAGGGGCAAAACAGGCCCTGGACAGCATTTTTTATAGCTGCATTTTTCTTTTTGATGATCTCGGTTTGTGTTTTGGTTTTTTATGCCATTCAATGGGCAGCTCAGGCCGGATGGTCCATAGTTCTTTTCCGTGTTATGGAGGGAATAACGGCTTATATTTTACCAGGTTCCATCTTATTGTTCTTGTTTCTCCTGGCATCAGGTTTGCATATGAATCATATTTACGTTTGGATGGCTGAAGGTACATTTGATCCTTCAAGTGAGAATTATGACGCCATAGTTGCAGGAAAAAGCTGGTGGTTAAATGTTCCGGGATGGATCATCAGAAGTTTTATCTACTTGTTTGTGTACAATATATTCAGATATCTTTTAAGAAAGAATTCACTTGCTTTGGATACATCAGGAGATGTTAAGATCTATAAAAAGAACTTTAATCTGTCTGTTGTGTTTATCGTGTTGTTTGGGATACTGGAATTGTTCATGTCATTTGACTGGTTGATGTCTTTAGATCCTCACTGGTATAGTCAATTGTATTCATTCTACGTATTTGCTAGTGTTCTGGTTTCAGGAATTACGACAATTGCACTGGTTACAATTTATTTAAAGAACAAAGGTGTTTTACCTTTTGTGAATAACAGCCACATTCATGATCTGGCTAAGTACATGTTCGGATTCAGTATATTCTGGACCTATTTCTTCTTTGATCAGTTCATGTTACAGTGGTACGCTAATATTCCGGAAGAAGCAGCTTATTTCTGGCCGAGATTGATCGGGTCTTATCAGTTGCCGTTTATTTCAATGCTTGTCATGAACTTTGTTTTCCCTATCCTGATTTTAATGGATAGTGACTTTAAAAGAGTGCCATGGTTTGTTGTAGCAGCTGGTCTGGTAATTCTTACCGGGCATTATATTGATGTTTTCCAGTTAATTTCACCTGCAACCGTTGGTGACAGCTGGAGCATAGGAATTCCTGAGCTTGGTTCTTTGGCTTTCTTTATGGGCTTATTTATTTATGTGGTATTTACCGCTATTTCAAAAGCTCCGTTACACGCAAAAGGAAATCCGTTTATGAAGGAAAGTGAAATTTATCACTACTAG
- the nrfD gene encoding NrfD/PsrC family molybdoenzyme membrane anchor subunit: MSHYEAPIREPLIIGDKSYHDISNDIAAPIEGKANKWWWAVFTLALVAFLWGIGAIAYTIGTGIGVWGLNNKINWAWDITNFVWWVGIGHAGTLISAVLLLFRQKWRMGINRSAEAMTIFAVFQAGLFPVIHMGRVWNGYWTMPIPNQFGNLWTNFNSPLLWDVFAISTYLTVSVVFWYTGLLPDFAMIRDRATKPFQKKIYSLLSFGWTGRAKDWQRFEEVSLVLAGLATPLVLSVHTIVSFDFATSVIPGWHSTVYPPYFVAGAVFSGFAMVQTLLIVMRKVSNLEAYITRGHIENMNKVILVTGGIVMVAYLSEFFVGWYSGSSYEDFVYLSVGAATGPYWWAFWALILCNGVFPQLLWIKKLRTNYTVSFIMALIINIGMWFERFDIIVINLSRGHLPSTWTMFEPTFVDIGIFMGTIGFFFVLFLLYARTFPAVAQAEVKSILKSSGDNFKRARDSK; this comes from the coding sequence ATGTCTCATTACGAAGCACCTATTAGAGAACCGTTAATTATAGGAGATAAGAGTTATCATGACATTTCTAATGATATAGCCGCACCGATTGAAGGAAAAGCCAATAAATGGTGGTGGGCAGTGTTTACCCTTGCCCTGGTTGCCTTTTTATGGGGAATTGGAGCTATAGCCTATACGATAGGTACTGGTATCGGAGTCTGGGGATTGAACAATAAGATCAACTGGGCCTGGGATATCACCAACTTTGTATGGTGGGTTGGAATTGGTCACGCAGGAACTTTGATTTCAGCGGTACTTTTGTTATTCCGTCAGAAATGGAGAATGGGGATCAACCGTTCGGCTGAGGCGATGACAATTTTTGCGGTATTTCAGGCAGGATTGTTCCCGGTTATTCACATGGGACGTGTGTGGAATGGATACTGGACGATGCCTATTCCTAACCAGTTTGGAAATCTTTGGACGAATTTTAACTCTCCTTTATTGTGGGACGTTTTTGCGATCTCAACTTATCTGACTGTTTCGGTCGTTTTCTGGTATACGGGTTTGTTACCTGATTTTGCGATGATAAGAGACAGAGCAACTAAACCATTTCAAAAGAAAATTTATAGTCTGTTGAGTTTCGGATGGACGGGAAGAGCAAAAGACTGGCAGCGATTTGAAGAGGTTTCATTAGTGTTGGCAGGGCTTGCCACGCCACTGGTATTATCTGTGCATACGATTGTATCCTTTGACTTTGCTACCTCTGTTATTCCGGGTTGGCACAGTACCGTATACCCTCCGTATTTCGTTGCCGGAGCGGTTTTTTCAGGATTCGCAATGGTACAGACGCTTTTGATCGTTATGAGAAAAGTTTCTAATCTTGAGGCTTATATCACCAGAGGACATATTGAGAATATGAACAAGGTAATTCTTGTAACCGGAGGTATTGTAATGGTGGCCTATCTTTCAGAATTTTTCGTGGGATGGTACTCAGGTAGTTCTTATGAGGATTTCGTTTACTTATCGGTAGGTGCCGCGACAGGACCTTACTGGTGGGCCTTTTGGGCCTTGATCCTGTGTAATGGAGTTTTTCCGCAATTGCTTTGGATCAAAAAATTGAGAACCAATTATACCGTATCATTCATTATGGCCCTGATCATCAATATCGGAATGTGGTTTGAGCGATTTGACATTATTGTAATTAACTTAAGTAGAGGGCATCTTCCATCAACATGGACCATGTTTGAACCTACTTTTGTGGATATAGGGATTTTTATGGGTACGATCGGGTTCTTCTTTGTATTGTTCCTGTTGTATGCCAGAACATTCCCTGCGGTGGCTCAGGCTGAGGTTAAATCGATCCTGAAATCTTCAGGGGACAATTTCAAGAGAGCAAGAGATAGTAAATAA
- a CDS encoding cytochrome c oxidase subunit II: protein MKALFFILIFFVIGTAFWQFFKLLGLTKKDQVATEKENDINGWLMLGLGGFVYGLMLYSMFQGRVVLLPRLSASLEGEDIDNLFVITMGLILVVQFITQFLIYYFTFKYRGTKGRKAMFYADSHKLEMWWTITPTVVLSVLIIYGLWTWNNVQDLSDAENPLIIEVYAKQFQWEARYAGEDNQLGLGHVNFIKGINTMGVDMSDKNSADDIPVRELHLPKGRKVIFKFRSQDVMHSAYMPHFRAQINCVPGMVTSFGFTPTVTTEEMRLNEDTKAKFDAINELRVEEGKEEVEFDYLLLCNKICGASHYNMQMKVVVQEEEDFNKWLKEQKTLAQVINN from the coding sequence ATGAAAGCACTATTTTTTATTCTTATATTTTTTGTAATAGGAACGGCATTCTGGCAGTTTTTTAAATTATTAGGATTAACAAAGAAGGATCAGGTTGCAACGGAGAAGGAAAATGACATTAACGGATGGTTGATGCTTGGACTTGGAGGGTTTGTTTACGGATTGATGCTTTATTCAATGTTTCAGGGAAGAGTGGTTCTTTTGCCAAGGTTGTCTGCCTCTCTGGAAGGAGAAGATATCGATAATTTATTTGTGATTACAATGGGATTGATTCTCGTTGTTCAGTTCATCACTCAATTTTTGATATATTATTTTACTTTTAAATACAGAGGGACGAAAGGACGTAAAGCGATGTTCTATGCAGATAGCCATAAGTTGGAAATGTGGTGGACCATAACGCCTACTGTGGTACTTTCAGTTTTGATCATTTATGGTTTGTGGACCTGGAACAATGTCCAGGATCTGTCTGATGCAGAAAATCCGCTGATCATTGAGGTTTATGCCAAGCAGTTTCAATGGGAGGCAAGATATGCAGGAGAGGACAATCAATTGGGGTTGGGTCACGTAAATTTTATTAAAGGGATTAACACCATGGGGGTTGATATGTCTGATAAGAATTCCGCAGATGATATTCCCGTCAGAGAATTACACTTACCAAAAGGAAGAAAAGTTATTTTTAAGTTTAGATCACAGGACGTAATGCATTCTGCATATATGCCTCATTTCAGGGCTCAGATCAATTGTGTTCCTGGAATGGTTACTTCATTTGGATTTACGCCAACAGTTACAACCGAAGAAATGCGGTTGAATGAAGACACAAAAGCAAAATTTGATGCCATTAACGAGCTCAGAGTAGAAGAAGGCAAGGAAGAAGTTGAGTTTGATTATCTGCTTCTTTGTAACAAGATATGTGGAGCTTCCCACTACAATATGCAAATGAAGGTAGTTGTGCAGGAAGAGGAAGATTTCAATAAATGGTTAAAAGAGCAAAAAACTTTAGCACAGGTTATTAATAACTAA
- a CDS encoding DUF3341 domain-containing protein produces MSDKVIHAVYDDDDVLLKAVKEVREANHHIEEVYTPFPVHGLEKAMGIANTRIAITAFLYGITGLGFAVWMMNFMMIEDWPQNIGGKPSFSYAENMPAFVPIMFELTVFFAAHLMVITFYMRSKIGPFVKASNPDPRTTDNMFLMEVPVTGDEKELEAFLTKTGAVETKIVDKH; encoded by the coding sequence ATGAGCGATAAAGTTATACATGCTGTTTACGACGATGACGACGTGCTTTTGAAAGCGGTCAAAGAAGTTCGTGAAGCTAATCATCACATAGAAGAAGTTTACACACCGTTCCCTGTTCACGGATTGGAGAAGGCTATGGGAATTGCCAATACAAGGATTGCAATTACTGCATTTCTTTATGGAATTACAGGCCTTGGGTTTGCGGTTTGGATGATGAACTTTATGATGATTGAGGACTGGCCACAAAATATTGGAGGAAAGCCAAGTTTCAGTTATGCGGAGAACATGCCGGCATTTGTTCCTATCATGTTTGAATTAACTGTTTTCTTTGCCGCTCACCTTATGGTTATAACTTTTTATATGAGGAGTAAGATCGGCCCTTTTGTAAAAGCATCGAATCCTGATCCGAGAACGACAGATAACATGTTTTTGATGGAGGTACCTGTAACAGGAGATGAAAAAGAACTGGAGGCGTTTTTAACAAAAACAGGAGCTGTTGAAACTAAAATTGTAGATAAGCACTAA
- a CDS encoding c-type cytochrome, giving the protein MKNIFNIALSGLMVLLLASCSEGRPTERSVQYMGDTDMYEPVPYETYGENPIFKNGTNAQLPVEGTVARGASVYDYPNSEEGYQMAKDSLKAPYPASEDVLAKGKVTYKIYCSSCHGDKGDGMGTLVKNEKFLGVPNYKDRDINQGTIYHVIMHGRNLMGSHAGQMTEEERWNAVHYVEQLRGDLLK; this is encoded by the coding sequence ATGAAGAATATATTCAATATTGCATTGTCAGGTTTAATGGTATTGTTACTTGCTTCTTGTAGTGAGGGAAGACCTACTGAAAGAAGTGTTCAATATATGGGTGATACAGATATGTACGAACCTGTTCCTTACGAAACTTACGGAGAAAACCCGATCTTTAAAAATGGCACAAATGCGCAGCTCCCTGTGGAAGGAACTGTTGCCAGAGGTGCTTCGGTATATGATTACCCAAATTCAGAAGAAGGTTATCAGATGGCCAAAGATTCTTTAAAAGCACCTTATCCTGCCTCAGAAGATGTTTTGGCAAAAGGGAAAGTGACCTACAAAATTTATTGTTCCTCATGTCACGGGGACAAGGGTGACGGAATGGGAACTTTGGTTAAAAACGAAAAGTTTCTGGGTGTTCCGAATTACAAAGACAGAGATATCAACCAGGGAACCATTTATCATGTAATCATGCATGGTCGAAATTTGATGGGGTCTCATGCTGGTCAGATGACAGAGGAAGAACGCTGGAATGCCGTTCACTATGTGGAGCAACTAAGAGGAGATCTTTTAAAATAA